The Betaproteobacteria bacterium genome contains the following window.
GTGACGCCTGCTTCGATCGACACCCGCTTCACGCCGTGTGGCAGCACGGCCACCTTGTACGCTTCGTCCTGGCGGTCGAAGACGTTGGTGGACGGCATCGAGACGACACGCGCCGCGATGCCCTGCTCGACGAGCACCTTGTGGGCGTCGACCGCCAGCGCCACTTCCGAGCCGGTGGCAATCAGCACGACGGTCGGCGTGCCGCCGGGTGCGTCGGCGAGGACGTAGCCGCCACGGCGAATGTCGGCGATCTGTTCTGCACTGCGCTTCTGGAACGCGAGGTTCTGCCGCGAGAAGAGCAGGCAGGAAGGCCCGTCGATGTGCTCCACCGCGGCAACCCAGCACACCGCGCTTTCCACCGAGTCGCACGGTCGCCAGACTTGGATTCCTGGAATCATGCGCAGCGTCGCCGTCTGTTCGACCGGCTGGTGCGTCGGCCCGTCTTCACCGAGGCCGATCGAGTCGTGCGTGTAGACGAAAATCGACGGAATCTTCATCAGCGAAGACATGCGCACGGCGTTGCGGGCGTATTCCGAGAACATGAGGAAGGTGCCGGCATAGGGGCGCAGGCCGCCGTGCAGCACCATGCCGTTCATGATCGCGGACATGCCGAACTCGCGCACGCCGAAGTAGATGTAGTTGCCCGGCCGGTCGCGAGACATGCCGCGCGCTTGCGACCACAGCGTCAGGTTCGAGCCCGCAAGATCGGCGGAGCCGCCGACGATCTCCGGCAGCGCCGGCGCCAGCGCTTCGATTGCATTCTGCGAGGCCTTGCGCGTGGCGATCGTCTCCGCCTTGTCGACGGTCTTCGCGATGAAGGCGCGCGCCGCCTCCTGCCAGTTCGCGGGCAACTCGCGCTGCATGCGCCGCTTGAACTCTGCCGCCAGCTTCGGATGATCGTGCTCGTACTCGGCAAAGCGGTTGTTCCACAGCGTCTCCAGACCGGCGCCCTTGACCCGCGCGTCCCAGCCGTCGTAGACGTCCTGCGGGATCACGAACGGCGGATGCTCCCAGCCGATGTGGACGCGGGTCGCCGCCACTTCGGCCTCACCGAGCGCGGCGCCGTGCGCCTCGTGGGTGCCGGCCTTGTTCGGCGAACCTTCCGCGATGACGGTCTTGCAGCAGATCAGGCTCGGCCGGCCGGTTTCCGCCTGCGCCGCCTGCAACGCCTTCTCGATGGCGGCGGAGTCGTGACCGTTCACGTGCGGCACGACGTGCCAGCCGTAGGCCTCGAAGCGCTTCGGCGTGTCGTCGGTGAACCATCCTTCGACGTGACCGTCGATCGAAATGCCGTTGTCGTCGTAGAAGGCGATCAGCTTGCCGAGCCCGAGAGTGCCCGCGAGCGAGCACACCTCATGGGAAATGCCCTCCATCAGGCAGCCGTCGCCGACGAACACGTAGGTGTGATGGTTGACGATCTCGTACCCCGGCTGGTTGAACTCCGCCGCCAGGGTGCGCTCGGCGATCGCCATGCCCACGGCGTTGGCGAGACCCTGTCCGAGGGGGCCGGTCGTGGTCTCTATCCCCGGCGTGACGCCGTACTCGGGGTGGCCCGGCGTCTTCGAATGCAGCTGCCGGAAGCGCATCAGTTCCTCGATCGGCAGCGCGTAGCCGGTGAGGTGCAGCAACGCGTACTGCAGCATGCAGCCATGGCCGTTGGAGATGACGAACCGATCGCGGTCCGGCCAGTGGGGATTGGCAGGGTTGTGTCGCAGGTGGTGGTTCCAGAGCACCTCGGCGATCTCGGCCATGCCCATCGGCATGCCGGGGTGGCCGGAGTTTGCCTTCTGCACTGCGTCCATGGCCAATGCTCGAATGGCATTGGTGAGATCCTTCCGCGTCGCCATAGGGAACCTTCCTCGATTGGTAGTGGATGGGAGACGGGACGCTGGGTGTATTTGCTGTGTCCGTAGTCAGAAGCATGGACACGTTTCGAGCCATTCCCTGCGATTGCCCGGATCGGGTAACTCACAAGATACGGCCGGATCCGTTCTCCCGGCGCACGGACCCGTGCGCTTTTCCCGCCGAATTATTCCGAAGAGCCTAGTTGAAGGAAAGTGAATTCTTGTTATCGCAACCATAAAGGGACGCGGCCGCGGGCGGCGGGTTCGGCCGATCGATTCGCGCCTGCCCCGGCGCGGCCCTCAGTCTTCGACGCGGCGGGACAGTCGCACGCCGAGCTGTTTCAGCTTGCGGTAGAGATGCGTGCGCTCGAGGCCGACCTTCTCCGCGACCCGACTCATGTTGCCGCCTTCGCGCGCGATGTGGTGCTCGAAGTAGACGCGCTCGAACGCGTCGCGCGCCTCGCGCAGCGTGAGGTGGAGCGGCAGTGTCTTTGCCAGGGTCGGCAGTTCGACGTCGAACTGTGCGAGCACGCGGTTCACGTCGGCAAGCGAGATCTCCTCCTGCAGCGCGGTGAGTGCCAGCGTCTTCACGGTGGCTTCGAGCTGTGAAAGATTGCCCGGCCAGTCGCAGTTGCGCAGCGCATTGAGAGCCGCCGTGCTGAACGAGCGCGAGGGCGCCTCGCGCGCTTCCACGAGCCGGGACAGGAAGAGGTTGGCGAGCTCGGGCACGTCCTCGCGATGCTCGCGCAGGCTCGGCACGCGGATGGTGAGCCCGGACAGACTCTGCAGCAGGCGCGAATCGAAGGCGCCCTGCGTCACGAGTTCCGGCAGCGACTTGGCACTGGCGCACACCAGCCGCACGTTGTACTTGTCGAGCTTGGACACGAGCAGCGTGAGACCCTTCTGCTCGAGCTTGTTGAGGTTGCCCACCTCGGACAGGAAGAGCGTGCCTTCCTTCGCCTCGGTCAGCAGGTCGACCGGCGCCTCGGCGAGGATCGCGAGCGACTCGGGCGCCACCCAGGGTGTGTTGGGCCGGTGCAGGAAGCGCGCGCACAGCTCGACGCCGCAGCCCGGTTCGGCCGTGAGCAGCACCGGCGTCTTCAGATTGCCGACACGCTCCAGCCGCTGCTTCAGATCGGAAATGAGCGAGGCCCGGCCCAGGCTCGCCAGCGACAGCGCCGGTTTGGGCTGCACCACGCCCTGGCGCAGCGCGCGGCCGACCGTCGACAAGAGCTTCTGCAGGGCGATCGGCTTTTCCAGGAAGTCGTAGGCGCCGATCCGTGTCGCCTCGACCGCGGTGTCGATGGTGCCGTGGCCCGACATCATCACGACCGGCATGGTGAGCAGTCCGGAGCTCGCCCACTCCTTGAGCAGCGTGATGCCGTCCGTGTCCGGCATCCAGATGTCGAGCAGCACGAGGTCGGGGCGGCCCTGCGCGCGCACTTCCCGCGCCTGTCCCGCGTTTTCGGCGAGACGCACCTGATAGCCCTCGTCCTCGAGGATTTCCGACAGCAGCTCGCGGATGCCGACTTCGTCGTCGACTACAAGAATCTGGGTCATGTTATGCCTTCGCTTCGCTTTTCCGTGCAGCCGGGCGCGCGGCGAAAAGCGGCAGGGTGACATGCACTGCCGCGCCGCGGGGCCGGAGATTCTCGATCTCCACCTTGCCCCCGTGCTCCTCGACGATCTTCTTCACTATGGCGAGTCCGAGTCCCGTGCCCTTGGGCTTGGTCGTCACGTAAGGCTCGAACACCCGCCCCATCATGCCATCCGGAAACCCGCTCCCATTGTCCTCGATCGAGAGACAAAGGGTAGCTTCCTTCTGTTCGGTGCGAATCAGGATGCGCGGATCGCTCGAGCCGGCCACTGCGTCCTGCGCGTTCTGCAGCAGATTGTGAACGAGCTGGCGGATCTGGCCCGGATGCCCGAACACGGGGTCGACGCGCGGTGCCAGCTCGGCGCGGATGTGCGATCCCATGGCGTCGTACAGGGTGAGGATCTCGCGCACGAGCTGATTGACATCCATGCTCTGCAGCGTCGCCTCGGGGGAGCGCGCGTACTGGCTGAACGCGTCCACCATGCCCTTCAGTGCCATCACCTGATTCACGATGGTGCGCGTTGCGCGATCGAGCATCTCCGCGTCGAGGGCGCCGAGCTTGTCGTGCAGCTTGCGCTGCAGGCGCTCGGCAGAGAGCTGGATCGGCGTCAGCGGATTCTTGATCTCGTGCGCCAGACGCCGCGCGACTTCGGCCCAGGCGGCGTCGCGCTGTGCCTGCAGGAGGTGCGTGATGTCATCGAAGACCACCACGCAGCCGGTGGCGTCGGCCGCCTGGAAGCGGGTTCCGCGCACGAGCAGCACGCGCTCGCCGCCGTGAACGCGGTGCTCGACCTGCTTCTCCCACTCGCGCGCGCCGGCTTCCTCGAAAGCGACGCGCACGGCATCCGAGAACGGGGCAAGACGCGCGTCAGCGCTGCCCCATTCGAACAGGGAAATGCCCTTGAGCGATTCCGCGTCGATCTCGAGGATCGCGCCCGCGCTCACGTTGCTCGCCCGCAGCGTCAAGGCCTCGTCGAAGGCGAGGACACCCGCAGACAGATTGGCGAGCGTGCTTTCGATATATGCCTTCGCGGTTTCCAGCTGGGCCTGATTGCGTTCCACTGCCGCGCGCGCATCGGCGAGCTGGCGTGTCATCGCATTGAACGACTGCGTCAGCACGCCGAGCTCATCGCGGCTGGGCACCGGCAGCTGTTCGCTCAGGTTCCCCTGCGCCACCGCGCGTGTCCCTTCCGCGAGCACGCCGAGAGGCGCCGACAAGCGCTCGCTCAAATAGAAAGCCACGGCCAGGGCGGAGAGCAGGGCGAGCAGCAGCGCAAGCGTGAGTGTCACGCCGTAGAGACGCTTCAGGCCGACGCGGGAAAGCAGCAACTCTTGATAGTCGCGGTACATGCCCTGCACGGTGTCGGCGTCGGCGGCGATGTCATCAGGCACCGGCTGCAGCAGCTGCAGCATGCGGATGTCCTGGCCGAGGCCGAGGCCGGCCACCGGCACCACGACGCGCAGCTGCAGTCCCTTGCCCGGGATCGATTCGACCGCGCTGTAGGACTGCGCGACACGCACCCGCCGCAGCACGGCCGCACTCGGGACATCGGGTGCAAGGTTCGCGCGCTCGGAGCTGGAGAAGGCGATGATCGTGCCGCGCTGGTTGAAGAGCGTGGCCTCCTGGGCGCCGATACGCTCGCGCAACTGATTGAGGGCGGAGGTCTGGTCCGACTGCGGGGTCTCAGAGAGATCGAAGGCGATGGCATCGGCCTTGTTCGCAAGGTCCTTGAGCAGACTGTCGAGGGCGGAGCGTCCGAGCCGCAGGCTGCTGTCCATCGCCCGATCCACCTGCACATCGAACCAGGAGTCGATGGACCGCACCAGGAACTGCACCGAAAGCGCATAGATCAGGATTCCCGGTACGACCGCCATGAACGCGAACATGACGACGAGCCGCAGGGTCAGCTTTGCGCCGAACACCCGTGTGCGCAGCCTGCGCAGCAGATTCCAGAGCTGAAAGCCGACCAGCCCGAAGAGCGCCAGAACGAGCGCGCCGTTCACCAGCAGCAGGATCGGATAGTGGCGACTGAAGAGCTCGCTGTTTGCCGTGGCGAGCGACAGTACGTAGAGCGCCAGGGCACCGAGCCCTAAGGTGACGATGAGCGCATACTGAATGCGCCGGCGCCTGAGCAGTGACGACAAGCGGGAGCGCGTCGCTCTCATGGCGTGAAGTTCCAGCGATACCAGTCGGAATTGAGCGACCACTCGCGCGAGCCCAGTGCCGTGACCTGGAACGGCTTCGGCAGCTGGCTCGTGTCCAGCCGAAGGCGCACGGCGGCGCGATAAGTTTCACCCCGGCTGAGCGCATCGCGTTCCGCCATGGGTCGACTGCGAATTCGCGACAGCAATTGCAGTGCTTCCGCAAGGGTGCCGAAGTTCTGAAACAGGCTGCCGACGGCGACGCGGTACTGCTGCGTGAGCGCGTTATAGCTCAACCGATACTGGCCGCGCATCTCGCCCGCCGTCTCGTCGAACCAGTACCAGCGCCGCCGCGTGATTTCCGCTTCGACGACGAACGTGAGCGGCACGCCGCGGTTCAGTGCGGATTCCACGGCGGAGCCCAACACGATGTCAAAATCGGCGTTGAGATAGTACCCGTCCTCCCCTGGAACGATCTCGGCCGAAGTCACCTCGACGCCGTGAGCGGAAGCGCAGAGCACGACCGCCCAGAGCACTCCGGCCCACCACGCCCGCCAGATCCACGCGGGCTCAGCCCTTTTCGAACAAGGCGTAGAAGAAGCCGTCATGATTGCGGTTCGGGAGCAGCACGCCGTCATCCGGCAACGCAGCGATGGCAAGGCGGCGCGCATCTCGATGGCGGCCTACGAATCCGTCCGCCTGGTCCTGATTCTCCTCGCGAAAAACGGAACAGGTCGCGTAGAGCAATTTACCACCACGGCCGAGGGTATGCCAA
Protein-coding sequences here:
- the tkt gene encoding transketolase, whose translation is MATRKDLTNAIRALAMDAVQKANSGHPGMPMGMAEIAEVLWNHHLRHNPANPHWPDRDRFVISNGHGCMLQYALLHLTGYALPIEELMRFRQLHSKTPGHPEYGVTPGIETTTGPLGQGLANAVGMAIAERTLAAEFNQPGYEIVNHHTYVFVGDGCLMEGISHEVCSLAGTLGLGKLIAFYDDNGISIDGHVEGWFTDDTPKRFEAYGWHVVPHVNGHDSAAIEKALQAAQAETGRPSLICCKTVIAEGSPNKAGTHEAHGAALGEAEVAATRVHIGWEHPPFVIPQDVYDGWDARVKGAGLETLWNNRFAEYEHDHPKLAAEFKRRMQRELPANWQEAARAFIAKTVDKAETIATRKASQNAIEALAPALPEIVGGSADLAGSNLTLWSQARGMSRDRPGNYIYFGVREFGMSAIMNGMVLHGGLRPYAGTFLMFSEYARNAVRMSSLMKIPSIFVYTHDSIGLGEDGPTHQPVEQTATLRMIPGIQVWRPCDSVESAVCWVAAVEHIDGPSCLLFSRQNLAFQKRSAEQIADIRRGGYVLADAPGGTPTVVLIATGSEVALAVDAHKVLVEQGIAARVVSMPSTNVFDRQDEAYKVAVLPHGVKRVSIEAGVTDGWHKYVGPEGATIGIDTFGESAPAGELFKHFGFTVA
- a CDS encoding sigma-54-dependent Fis family transcriptional regulator, with protein sequence MTQILVVDDEVGIRELLSEILEDEGYQVRLAENAGQAREVRAQGRPDLVLLDIWMPDTDGITLLKEWASSGLLTMPVVMMSGHGTIDTAVEATRIGAYDFLEKPIALQKLLSTVGRALRQGVVQPKPALSLASLGRASLISDLKQRLERVGNLKTPVLLTAEPGCGVELCARFLHRPNTPWVAPESLAILAEAPVDLLTEAKEGTLFLSEVGNLNKLEQKGLTLLVSKLDKYNVRLVCASAKSLPELVTQGAFDSRLLQSLSGLTIRVPSLREHREDVPELANLFLSRLVEAREAPSRSFSTAALNALRNCDWPGNLSQLEATVKTLALTALQEEISLADVNRVLAQFDVELPTLAKTLPLHLTLREARDAFERVYFEHHIAREGGNMSRVAEKVGLERTHLYRKLKQLGVRLSRRVED
- a CDS encoding HAMP domain-containing protein yields the protein MQYALIVTLGLGALALYVLSLATANSELFSRHYPILLLVNGALVLALFGLVGFQLWNLLRRLRTRVFGAKLTLRLVVMFAFMAVVPGILIYALSVQFLVRSIDSWFDVQVDRAMDSSLRLGRSALDSLLKDLANKADAIAFDLSETPQSDQTSALNQLRERIGAQEATLFNQRGTIIAFSSSERANLAPDVPSAAVLRRVRVAQSYSAVESIPGKGLQLRVVVPVAGLGLGQDIRMLQLLQPVPDDIAADADTVQGMYRDYQELLLSRVGLKRLYGVTLTLALLLALLSALAVAFYLSERLSAPLGVLAEGTRAVAQGNLSEQLPVPSRDELGVLTQSFNAMTRQLADARAAVERNQAQLETAKAYIESTLANLSAGVLAFDEALTLRASNVSAGAILEIDAESLKGISLFEWGSADARLAPFSDAVRVAFEEAGAREWEKQVEHRVHGGERVLLVRGTRFQAADATGCVVVFDDITHLLQAQRDAAWAEVARRLAHEIKNPLTPIQLSAERLQRKLHDKLGALDAEMLDRATRTIVNQVMALKGMVDAFSQYARSPEATLQSMDVNQLVREILTLYDAMGSHIRAELAPRVDPVFGHPGQIRQLVHNLLQNAQDAVAGSSDPRILIRTEQKEATLCLSIEDNGSGFPDGMMGRVFEPYVTTKPKGTGLGLAIVKKIVEEHGGKVEIENLRPRGAAVHVTLPLFAARPAARKSEAKA
- a CDS encoding DUF4390 domain-containing protein, with translation MTASSTPCSKRAEPAWIWRAWWAGVLWAVVLCASAHGVEVTSAEIVPGEDGYYLNADFDIVLGSAVESALNRGVPLTFVVEAEITRRRWYWFDETAGEMRGQYRLSYNALTQQYRVAVGSLFQNFGTLAEALQLLSRIRSRPMAERDALSRGETYRAAVRLRLDTSQLPKPFQVTALGSREWSLNSDWYRWNFTP